From the genome of Ferroacidibacillus organovorans, one region includes:
- a CDS encoding cell division protein ZapA: MDSDPRKRVQVEIFGHSYQVRGSNDPERVKRLAARVDQVMNRIFEQHPRLDSHALAVLAALNFAEEYDALATEYDALLEALELEAGINNQADESKG, from the coding sequence ATGGATTCTGACCCACGAAAACGTGTGCAGGTTGAAATTTTTGGCCATAGTTATCAAGTGAGGGGTTCAAACGACCCGGAGCGAGTCAAACGCCTGGCAGCGCGTGTGGATCAGGTGATGAATCGCATTTTTGAGCAACATCCGCGCTTGGACAGTCACGCGCTCGCCGTGCTTGCGGCACTTAATTTCGCGGAAGAATACGATGCGTTGGCAACCGAATATGACGCGCTGCTCGAAGCTTTGGAGCTTGAGGCGGGCATCAACAACCAGGCAGATGAATCGAAAGGATAA
- a CDS encoding CvpA family protein, producing MDIADYVILLVLLFSAWDGYRTGIIAQMVRLLGTVIAYVAAWQFHAWLVPIVTPWIKGYVIHGAVSLRNIPLVGTLTGANNVHSAVTTIAGAISFGIVFYVSLLLIRYLGHLLNALFSLPVLSLVNRMAGLIAGVSVAFVLIAVLLSVASYIPSLPVKQEIRHSALAPMFEGPVATLARLEGIKTPKA from the coding sequence GTGGATATTGCAGATTATGTCATCTTGCTCGTGCTGCTTTTTAGCGCGTGGGACGGCTATCGCACTGGCATCATCGCGCAGATGGTGCGCCTGCTTGGCACGGTCATCGCCTATGTCGCGGCGTGGCAATTTCACGCGTGGCTCGTGCCGATCGTGACGCCGTGGATCAAAGGGTATGTCATTCACGGCGCGGTCTCTTTGAGAAACATTCCGCTTGTCGGAACGCTGACTGGCGCAAACAACGTTCACTCGGCGGTGACGACGATCGCTGGCGCCATTTCGTTTGGCATCGTGTTTTACGTGTCACTGCTCTTGATTCGCTATCTCGGACATCTTCTGAATGCGCTGTTTTCTCTTCCGGTATTGTCACTTGTCAACCGCATGGCGGGCCTGATCGCGGGAGTAAGTGTCGCATTTGTGTTGATCGCAGTGCTTTTGAGCGTCGCATCGTATATCCCATCCCTGCCTGTGAAGCAGGAGATTCGCCACTCCGCGCTTGCGCCCATGTTTGAGGGGCCTGTCGCGACACTCGCGCGATTAGAGGGAATCAAAACGCCGAAAGCGTAG
- the pheT gene encoding phenylalanine--tRNA ligase subunit beta codes for MKITWNWLNEYVDLSDQSPRQVAADLTRVGIPVESMWTFAPGVSGVVVGFVEEVAAHPNADRMRVCRVNIGAASVSQIVCGAANVAAGQKVPVATVGALLPGGAIGAADKRGVRSEGMICSAQELGLDARLLPKSMTEGILVLPDDAPLGEDIVTYLGLDDTVMELELTPNRSDCLSLRGVAHEVAALYGKTVHMPEPLAKKLPRAAASLPLRVALETPACSFYATQVIDQVVNRPSPITVQMRLLAVGVRPIDALVDATNYVMLEWGQPLHAFDYDAIKEQTIVVRQAREKEKLVTLDGRERALETDMIVIADPVHCIGLAGVMGGANSEIAEGTRRVALESARFDARHVRRTARDLGLRSEASARFEKGIDEEVLLPALARAVSLIVEWTGGVAASDVIVQGDGHRRQPAPIVVRPSRVCDVLGFDITVAQMRDICLRLGFAVDGDESALQITPSTRRPDVTLEEDMIEEFARLFGYDRIPSTLPIMPLAAGHLTDAQQVRRIVRQTLMGFGMQEVWTYALQSPQVAHRLRLPDDHPHAQTAPLLNPLSDERQELRTLLLPSLLDVASYNAKRQQDGFALFEIGTVFAPRALPVRELPQEERRLIGLFAGLESVQDPRQAARNYDFYDAKAHLQGVFARLGIEDVTYQKAAHPYLHGGIAADVILGGETIGYLGQVHDLVAKAFDAPVCMVFEISFDALIRQAKRALAVTPLPRFPAVERDLAFVVSRSLPVQKLLDAIRSKAGEQLVSVRVFDVYEGERVRENEKSVALRMVFRDTAKTLGEEDIAARIDAIIAEAHTACGAVLRS; via the coding sequence ATGAAAATCACGTGGAATTGGCTAAATGAGTATGTGGACCTTTCGGATCAATCGCCGCGGCAGGTGGCTGCGGATCTGACGCGCGTCGGCATCCCTGTCGAGTCGATGTGGACATTTGCGCCAGGCGTCTCTGGTGTTGTCGTTGGGTTTGTGGAAGAGGTCGCTGCGCACCCAAACGCGGATCGCATGCGCGTATGCCGTGTGAACATTGGCGCAGCGAGTGTGAGCCAGATTGTCTGCGGCGCGGCGAATGTGGCGGCAGGGCAGAAGGTGCCTGTCGCGACGGTTGGCGCGCTGCTTCCCGGTGGGGCGATTGGGGCGGCGGATAAGCGGGGCGTGCGCTCGGAGGGAATGATCTGTTCTGCACAAGAACTAGGACTCGACGCGAGGCTTTTGCCAAAATCGATGACAGAGGGAATTCTCGTGTTGCCGGATGATGCGCCGCTTGGCGAAGACATTGTCACGTACCTTGGACTTGATGACACGGTGATGGAGCTTGAACTCACGCCGAATCGCTCCGATTGCCTCTCCCTGCGCGGTGTGGCGCATGAAGTGGCGGCGCTTTATGGAAAAACGGTGCACATGCCAGAACCTTTGGCAAAGAAACTGCCGCGCGCGGCTGCATCGCTGCCTTTGCGTGTGGCACTTGAGACGCCGGCGTGTTCGTTTTACGCGACACAGGTGATCGACCAAGTTGTGAATCGCCCGTCGCCGATCACGGTGCAAATGCGTTTATTGGCAGTCGGCGTGCGCCCGATTGACGCGTTGGTCGATGCCACAAACTATGTGATGCTGGAGTGGGGGCAGCCACTGCACGCATTTGATTATGACGCGATCAAGGAGCAGACCATCGTAGTGCGCCAGGCGCGGGAAAAAGAGAAGCTTGTGACGCTTGATGGCCGCGAGCGCGCGCTTGAAACAGACATGATCGTGATCGCTGATCCAGTGCATTGCATCGGGCTTGCCGGCGTCATGGGCGGCGCCAATTCGGAGATTGCAGAAGGGACGCGTCGCGTGGCACTTGAGTCGGCGCGTTTTGACGCGAGACACGTCCGACGAACGGCGCGCGATCTAGGGCTTCGCTCGGAGGCGAGTGCGCGTTTTGAAAAAGGCATTGACGAAGAGGTACTGCTTCCGGCGCTTGCGCGCGCGGTTTCTCTCATCGTTGAGTGGACGGGCGGAGTCGCCGCCTCAGATGTGATTGTGCAAGGTGACGGACATCGCCGCCAACCTGCGCCGATTGTGGTCCGTCCGTCCCGTGTCTGTGATGTGCTTGGTTTTGACATCACCGTCGCGCAGATGCGCGATATCTGTTTGCGGCTCGGGTTTGCGGTGGACGGGGATGAATCGGCGCTGCAGATTACGCCTTCGACGCGCAGGCCTGACGTGACGCTTGAAGAGGATATGATCGAGGAGTTTGCGCGACTTTTCGGCTATGACCGAATTCCTTCTACATTGCCGATCATGCCGCTTGCCGCAGGGCATCTGACGGATGCGCAACAGGTCCGCCGGATCGTTCGCCAGACACTGATGGGTTTTGGGATGCAGGAGGTTTGGACGTATGCGTTACAGAGCCCGCAGGTTGCGCACAGACTGCGCCTGCCGGATGATCACCCGCATGCACAAACGGCGCCGCTTCTCAATCCTCTCTCAGATGAGCGACAGGAGTTGCGGACACTTCTTCTGCCATCGTTGCTTGATGTGGCGAGCTACAACGCAAAGCGCCAGCAAGATGGATTCGCCCTCTTTGAGATCGGCACTGTGTTTGCACCGCGTGCGCTGCCTGTCCGTGAGCTGCCGCAAGAAGAGCGACGGCTGATCGGCCTTTTTGCGGGACTTGAGAGCGTACAAGATCCTCGGCAGGCGGCGCGCAACTACGATTTCTACGACGCGAAGGCGCATCTGCAAGGGGTGTTTGCACGGCTTGGCATCGAAGATGTCACGTATCAAAAAGCGGCGCACCCCTATCTGCACGGCGGAATTGCGGCAGACGTCATTCTTGGCGGTGAAACCATCGGCTATCTCGGGCAGGTGCACGACCTTGTGGCAAAAGCGTTTGACGCGCCTGTGTGCATGGTGTTTGAAATCTCGTTTGACGCGCTTATCAGGCAAGCCAAGCGCGCGCTTGCCGTTACGCCGCTACCGCGTTTTCCGGCCGTAGAGCGCGATTTGGCGTTCGTCGTTTCCCGCAGTTTGCCAGTCCAAAAGTTGCTTGACGCCATCCGTTCCAAAGCGGGGGAGCAACTCGTTTCCGTACGCGTTTTTGACGTTTATGAAGGCGAGCGCGTGCGCGAGAATGAGAAGAGCGTCGCGCTGCGCATGGTGTTTCGCGACACGGCAAAAACGCTGGGTGAAGAGGACATTGCGGCGCGCATCGACGCGATCATCGCAGAAGCGCACACGGCTTGTGGCGCTGTTTTACGCTCTTAG
- a CDS encoding endonuclease MutS2 translates to MNERVLRLLDFSRIVSEVTARCQTPYGEERARLLRPFANIVDARAALSDTEEGSVYYRLKGEPAFARTGDLREVVARAGVGGILGAAELYALAETSRSARRLARILSELCERADVSRFARQFAALDLPKTLEDEIFRCIDEDARILDQASATLADLRASMRSVTQRMRRSIDEMLRSTSIQNYLQDQIVTIRNDRLCLSVRADAAQHVRGIIHDQSASGATFFIEPERVAALGNELRRYEVLEEREMERILSELSALVAPHTDVLLEAIEVIGAFDFAVAKAAFAHAERAIKPELDERPILHLVQARHPHLDRAVAVPLDIHLGESFTQLLITGPNTGGKTVSLKTMGLLTLMALSGLFVTAAEGTRIGWFDEVYADIGDEQSIEQSLSTFSSHMTNIIRILREASSSSLVLFDEIGAGTDPTEGASLAMAILDELRARGIRTVATTHYSELKAYAYTTPGTINASVSFDVETLTPTYRLELGIPGKSYAFAIAERLGLPQSLIEQARARLKTSDERVEDLISHLTRRVHEAREDHEQAHRARQDVERLREQLEERVRLEEEERMVRKKKADEEIRAYVKRSQREADDLISKLREMAASGAVKDHQLTEARARIRKLAPDPTLDATPRKRSDETLAKGDEVRVLSLAGQKGTLMSEVGSGEWLVAVGSMKLRVNRKNMELLRRAEKVETPVVMLKRVSDGVSPTLDVRGQTVQEAIVEVDRYLDKAVLSGYHQVTIVHGKGTGALREGLLLYLRTHRRVRTYRQGGEGEGGSGVTVIELA, encoded by the coding sequence ATGAATGAGCGTGTTTTGCGACTGCTCGATTTTTCGCGGATTGTCTCGGAGGTAACGGCGCGCTGTCAAACGCCTTACGGAGAAGAACGCGCTCGCCTTTTGCGCCCTTTTGCAAACATTGTCGACGCGCGGGCGGCGCTTTCGGATACCGAAGAAGGAAGCGTGTACTACCGACTCAAAGGGGAACCTGCTTTTGCGCGCACCGGCGATTTGCGAGAGGTTGTCGCGCGCGCAGGCGTAGGAGGCATTTTGGGCGCCGCGGAATTGTACGCACTTGCAGAAACTTCGCGCAGTGCGCGCCGCCTTGCGCGCATTCTTTCTGAGCTTTGCGAGCGCGCGGATGTGTCGCGCTTTGCCAGACAGTTTGCAGCGCTCGATCTACCCAAAACGCTAGAAGACGAAATTTTTCGCTGCATTGACGAGGATGCGCGCATACTGGATCAAGCGAGCGCGACACTCGCTGATCTGCGTGCAAGCATGCGCAGCGTCACGCAGCGCATGCGCAGATCAATTGATGAAATGCTAAGGTCAACGAGCATTCAAAATTACTTGCAGGATCAAATCGTGACCATTCGTAACGACCGCCTCTGTCTCTCTGTGCGCGCGGACGCGGCGCAGCACGTGCGCGGAATCATACACGATCAGTCGGCGTCTGGCGCCACGTTTTTTATCGAACCGGAACGAGTCGCGGCGCTTGGCAATGAGTTGCGCCGCTATGAGGTGCTTGAAGAGCGTGAGATGGAGCGCATTCTCAGTGAATTGTCGGCGCTTGTGGCGCCGCACACAGATGTGCTTCTCGAAGCGATCGAAGTGATTGGCGCGTTTGATTTTGCGGTTGCCAAAGCGGCTTTTGCGCATGCAGAGCGCGCGATAAAGCCGGAATTGGATGAACGGCCGATCCTTCATCTCGTCCAGGCGCGCCATCCACACCTTGACCGCGCCGTCGCCGTGCCGCTTGACATTCACCTTGGCGAATCGTTTACACAATTGCTCATTACAGGCCCTAACACGGGCGGAAAAACGGTATCGCTAAAGACCATGGGGCTGCTCACGCTCATGGCGCTTTCGGGACTTTTTGTAACAGCTGCAGAGGGCACGCGCATCGGCTGGTTCGATGAGGTGTATGCCGACATCGGGGATGAGCAGAGCATTGAGCAGAGTCTGTCGACGTTTTCCAGCCACATGACCAATATTATTCGCATTTTGCGCGAGGCAAGCTCGTCGAGTCTGGTACTCTTTGATGAGATCGGTGCGGGGACAGACCCAACCGAAGGCGCCTCTCTGGCGATGGCGATTCTTGATGAACTGCGCGCGCGAGGCATTCGGACGGTTGCGACAACGCACTACAGCGAGCTAAAGGCGTACGCATACACCACGCCTGGGACGATCAATGCCAGCGTCTCATTTGATGTGGAAACGCTCACGCCAACGTATCGGCTGGAACTTGGCATTCCTGGAAAGTCGTACGCTTTTGCGATCGCAGAGCGGTTGGGCCTGCCGCAGTCACTTATTGAGCAGGCCAGGGCACGGCTTAAGACGTCAGATGAGCGCGTGGAGGATCTAATCTCTCATCTGACGCGGCGCGTCCATGAAGCGCGTGAGGATCACGAACAGGCGCATCGCGCGCGACAAGATGTTGAGCGTTTGCGCGAACAGTTGGAAGAGCGCGTACGCCTAGAGGAAGAAGAGCGGATGGTGCGCAAGAAAAAAGCGGATGAAGAGATTCGCGCGTACGTCAAGCGCAGTCAGCGCGAGGCAGATGATTTGATCTCAAAGCTCCGCGAGATGGCTGCCTCAGGCGCGGTCAAGGATCATCAACTCACTGAGGCGCGCGCGCGAATTCGTAAGCTTGCCCCTGATCCCACGCTTGATGCGACACCGCGCAAACGGTCTGATGAAACACTCGCAAAAGGCGACGAGGTTCGCGTTCTCTCGCTCGCTGGACAAAAAGGTACGCTCATGTCTGAGGTGGGCAGCGGAGAATGGCTTGTGGCCGTCGGCTCGATGAAACTGCGCGTCAACCGCAAAAACATGGAACTTTTGCGCCGCGCCGAAAAGGTGGAAACGCCCGTCGTCATGCTAAAGCGTGTCAGTGACGGTGTCTCGCCGACGCTTGACGTGCGCGGACAGACCGTGCAAGAGGCGATCGTCGAAGTTGACCGCTACCTTGACAAAGCGGTGCTCTCGGGCTATCACCAAGTGACGATTGTTCACGGCAAGGGGACTGGGGCGCTTCGCGAAGGACTTCTTCTCTATCTGCGCACACATAGGCGCGTTCGCACCTATCGCCAAGGTGGTGAGGGAGAAGGCGGCAGTGGTGTGACAGTCATCGAGCTTGCCTGA
- a CDS encoding phage holin family protein, translating to MLGVIVRFVVSALVLLFIGDIVRGFYIAGFWTAIFAAIVIAAIGWGFEKLFGRNISPYGRGIVGFLVGAVVIYIAQFIVPGMHVTLLGALLASLIIGIVDLLVPTTMRRHVES from the coding sequence ATGCTCGGAGTCATAGTACGTTTCGTCGTATCCGCGCTTGTACTCCTTTTTATCGGCGACATTGTGCGGGGATTTTATATTGCAGGATTTTGGACAGCCATCTTCGCCGCCATCGTGATTGCGGCGATCGGTTGGGGTTTTGAGAAATTGTTTGGTCGCAACATATCGCCTTACGGGCGTGGAATCGTCGGTTTTCTTGTCGGTGCGGTTGTCATCTACATTGCGCAGTTCATCGTGCCAGGCATGCATGTGACCCTTCTTGGCGCGCTTCTCGCATCGCTGATCATCGGCATCGTCGATCTGTTGGTTCCGACAACGATGCGTCGCCACGTCGAATCGTAA
- a CDS encoding phenylalanine--tRNA ligase subunit alpha, protein MEENMKALEKRALESLQTVEALEALDAWRVMYLGKKGELANVLRGLAQVDASLRPQMGQLANDVRDRLERAFTERRDTMQEAERQKREAAEAIDVTLDARVKRYGAPHPLQYVIQKIEDIFVGFGFTVEEGPEVELDYYNFEALNLPKDHPARDMQDTFYLSPDVLLRTHTSPVQARTLLRMENNQPFRIIVPGRVYRRDDDDATHSHAFTQVEGLVVGVGIRMSDLKGMLLSFAREMFGADQDVRLRPSYFPFTEPSAELDVRCIYCGGSGCGTCKHTGWIEILGCGMVHPRVLEMGGYDPQVCTGFAFGMGVERVAMLMYQVEDVRHFYVNDLRLLQQFSGLAR, encoded by the coding sequence GTGGAAGAAAACATGAAGGCCTTAGAAAAACGCGCGCTTGAGTCGCTGCAGACAGTGGAGGCTTTGGAAGCGCTCGACGCCTGGCGCGTCATGTATCTCGGCAAAAAAGGGGAGCTTGCCAACGTTTTGCGCGGGCTCGCACAAGTAGACGCTTCGCTGCGACCGCAGATGGGGCAACTCGCCAATGATGTGCGGGATCGCCTGGAGCGCGCCTTCACAGAAAGACGTGACACCATGCAAGAGGCTGAGCGGCAAAAGCGCGAGGCGGCCGAAGCGATCGATGTGACCCTTGATGCGCGCGTAAAACGCTATGGCGCGCCGCATCCGCTGCAATACGTCATTCAAAAAATCGAGGATATTTTTGTCGGGTTCGGGTTCACTGTCGAAGAGGGTCCGGAGGTTGAACTTGATTACTACAATTTTGAAGCGCTCAATCTCCCCAAAGACCACCCGGCGCGCGACATGCAGGATACGTTTTATTTGAGTCCGGACGTGCTCTTGCGAACACATACATCTCCTGTTCAGGCGCGTACGCTTTTGCGGATGGAAAACAATCAACCGTTTCGCATCATCGTGCCGGGGCGCGTGTATCGGCGCGATGACGATGATGCGACACACTCGCACGCGTTCACGCAAGTTGAAGGGTTGGTTGTAGGCGTCGGGATTCGCATGAGCGATCTCAAAGGAATGCTTCTTTCTTTTGCGCGCGAGATGTTTGGGGCGGACCAGGATGTGCGCTTGCGCCCCAGCTACTTTCCGTTTACGGAGCCAAGCGCAGAGCTTGATGTTCGCTGCATCTACTGTGGTGGAAGCGGTTGTGGCACGTGCAAGCACACGGGCTGGATTGAAATTCTCGGCTGTGGGATGGTGCATCCGCGCGTCCTTGAGATGGGCGGCTATGACCCGCAGGTGTGTACTGGCTTTGCGTTTGGCATGGGCGTCGAGCGCGTCGCGATGCTTATGTATCAAGTGGAAGACGTTCGTCACTTCTATGTCAATGACTTGCGCCTGTTGCAGCAATTTTCTGGGCTGGCGCGCTAG